The following are from one region of the Pseudodesulfovibrio piezophilus C1TLV30 genome:
- a CDS encoding protein kinase domain-containing protein: MKIGRYEIKGLLGRGGMGAVYKAAMPVTGRIVALKVLKPADILEDLVGMDRLTTMFLKEARTMASISHANIASILDVHEGQDTTAPHFAMEYFCGNLGVIMGEHYEVEKPSRRLGVEASLHIANQMLSGLDRLHFEGIIHRDVKPFNVMLAEEEGGTGHVKLIDFGLSKLRGETTRGPKGMVVGSPYYTAPEQEADPEAADTRSDIFSVGVTLYRMLTGELPTEDPIHRRPINELHPDLGADWDALFARALAPNPADRFSDALDMIDALGTLKSLWIEQTASVCSAPGILDAPPIHSSDWNPRTKPLKVSAKSACATFGLDELWRPTRYAKGTFSRKGPTIHDASTGLVWETEASRYPLSWDRAHGYIDRLNRKALDNRTNWRLPTLDELMTLFTGRTEPGDFCQQSIFDPRKARLWSGDMKAFTAAWYVDAELGFVWWQDRTCRFFVRGVCEEKSESSRRV; the protein is encoded by the coding sequence ATGAAAATCGGACGCTATGAAATCAAGGGGCTTCTGGGACGCGGCGGAATGGGCGCTGTCTACAAGGCCGCCATGCCCGTCACCGGACGCATTGTCGCTCTCAAGGTGCTCAAGCCTGCTGATATACTGGAAGACCTTGTCGGGATGGATCGCCTGACCACCATGTTTCTCAAGGAAGCGCGGACCATGGCCTCCATCAGTCACGCCAATATCGCGTCCATCCTTGATGTCCATGAGGGACAAGACACCACCGCCCCCCATTTCGCCATGGAATATTTCTGCGGTAATCTCGGGGTGATCATGGGCGAGCACTACGAAGTTGAAAAACCATCCCGCCGATTGGGAGTCGAAGCTTCACTTCACATAGCCAATCAGATGCTCTCCGGCCTCGACCGCCTGCATTTTGAAGGAATCATCCACCGCGATGTCAAACCGTTCAACGTCATGCTCGCCGAAGAGGAAGGAGGCACAGGCCATGTCAAACTCATTGATTTCGGTCTCAGTAAATTGCGTGGCGAAACAACACGCGGTCCCAAGGGCATGGTCGTCGGCTCTCCATATTACACCGCACCGGAGCAGGAAGCCGACCCTGAAGCAGCGGATACCCGCTCCGATATCTTTTCCGTCGGCGTCACCCTCTACCGAATGCTCACCGGCGAACTCCCGACGGAAGACCCTATTCATCGCCGCCCCATAAACGAACTTCACCCCGACCTCGGAGCTGATTGGGACGCCCTCTTCGCCCGCGCTCTCGCGCCCAATCCAGCCGACCGTTTCTCCGATGCACTGGACATGATCGACGCCCTCGGCACTCTCAAGTCCCTTTGGATTGAACAGACTGCATCAGTATGCAGCGCCCCCGGAATTCTCGACGCTCCCCCAATCCATTCGAGCGATTGGAACCCTCGAACAAAACCACTCAAAGTGTCGGCCAAATCCGCTTGTGCTACTTTTGGACTTGATGAACTCTGGAGACCGACACGGTACGCCAAAGGTACTTTTTCCCGAAAAGGGCCAACCATCCATGACGCCTCCACGGGACTGGTCTGGGAAACCGAAGCATCCCGCTATCCTCTCAGTTGGGACCGCGCCCATGGCTACATCGACCGGCTGAACAGAAAGGCACTCGACAATCGCACCAACTGGCGTCTCCCGACCCTTGATGAGCTGATGACCCTCTTTACCGGGCGCACGGAGCCCGGAGACTTCTGTCAGCAATCGATTTTTGACCCGCGCAAGGCCCGCCTCTGGTCCGGAGACATGAAAGCCTTCACCGCCGCATGGTATGTAGATGCAGAGCTGGGCTTTGTCTGGTGGCAGGACAGGACATGCCGATTCTTTGTGAGAGGCGTCTGCGAAGAAAAGTCAGAAAGTTCCCGTCGTGTATGA
- a CDS encoding bifunctional acetate--CoA ligase family protein/GNAT family N-acetyltransferase, whose product MSVTNLEYLFKPKSVAVIGATNDPRNAGNIVMRNIMAGGFMGPVMPVSNTAEAIAGVLTHTSVKHLPKTPDLAIVCSPLDEVPEIIHSLKERGTRGAVLMGSGFASMTHEERLDIKSTILGIAKPPEIRLIGPKSLGFMIPSLHLNASLAHSDAAPGKVAFISQSDSLFATVLDWAKAKGVGFSHMIALGSRIDVSFADILDYLGSDPFTRSIMLYVESIKDAREFMSAARAASRNKPVLVIRPGKALDTVLGDLKLRETGDHRLVDAVYDVAFRRAGMLRVENIDGLFDAAQTLGTPKHVYGNKLAILTNGTSAGIMAADRLLDGGGELAELGEETIAAIDEVLGEKNWSRANPVDIPFDADGTMYSAVLKLLIKDKNSNGILVMHVPWTAQPDMEVARALRDSLKRVKRMVLTAWLGSGAAEESREVFRKAAVPTYDTPTHAVRAFLYMAEYLRNQEMLIETPDSLPSDFFPDTETARATVAQALQQDREKLNEPEVKDILAAYGVPVVDTRIAVSAKDAVIAADELGYPVALKLRSPQIPQAYDVGGVLLDLETPERVWEGAASILARCTRERPDAYIEGFTVQKMGRRPGAHELFISASVDPVFGPVLAFGHGGMAREMIQDTALTLPPLSMSLARELVGRTRIASLLKGSPPQLPTDIDDICLTIIQISQLLIDVPQIISIDINPLYADSEGVLALGGKIRVAPYLDEGEKRLAIRPYPRELEETVTLKTGRTVTLRPIRPEDEETHRAFLANLSDDDLRLRFFGVVQRNFDHKDIARFTQIDYDREMAFIATAHDERGMPETLGVMRTNTKPDNTEAEFAIVVRSDQQGSGLGSILFNKGICYTRQRGTSELIGQTMIENKAMQGLSKKFGFVITPDQHDEDLVNMVLDLKKGNS is encoded by the coding sequence ATGAGCGTCACCAATCTCGAATATTTGTTCAAGCCAAAATCCGTCGCAGTCATCGGTGCTACCAACGACCCCCGCAATGCAGGCAATATTGTCATGCGTAATATCATGGCGGGCGGCTTCATGGGGCCGGTCATGCCCGTTTCCAACACCGCCGAAGCCATCGCCGGAGTCCTGACACATACTTCAGTCAAACATCTGCCCAAAACACCTGACCTGGCCATTGTCTGTTCACCGCTGGATGAAGTCCCCGAAATAATACACTCTCTCAAGGAACGGGGCACACGGGGCGCAGTTCTCATGGGATCAGGCTTCGCCTCCATGACACACGAGGAACGACTGGATATCAAATCAACCATTCTCGGCATTGCCAAGCCTCCGGAAATCCGACTCATCGGGCCGAAATCGCTGGGCTTCATGATTCCATCCCTGCACCTCAACGCCTCCCTGGCTCACTCGGACGCTGCGCCGGGAAAAGTCGCTTTCATTTCCCAGTCAGACTCCCTTTTCGCCACAGTTCTGGACTGGGCCAAAGCCAAAGGAGTCGGGTTTTCCCACATGATCGCCCTGGGAAGCCGTATTGACGTCTCTTTCGCAGATATCCTCGACTACCTCGGCTCCGATCCATTCACGCGATCCATTATGCTCTATGTCGAATCCATCAAGGATGCCCGTGAATTCATGTCTGCTGCCCGCGCCGCTTCGCGAAACAAACCAGTCCTGGTCATCCGCCCCGGCAAAGCGCTGGATACGGTTCTGGGGGATCTCAAACTCCGGGAAACCGGTGATCACCGGTTGGTTGATGCGGTCTACGATGTGGCTTTCCGGCGGGCGGGTATGTTGCGAGTGGAGAATATCGACGGTCTTTTCGATGCGGCCCAAACCCTTGGAACGCCCAAGCATGTCTATGGCAATAAACTGGCCATTCTCACAAATGGCACCAGCGCCGGGATCATGGCAGCAGACAGATTACTTGATGGAGGTGGAGAACTGGCTGAACTGGGAGAAGAGACCATCGCGGCCATTGACGAGGTTCTGGGTGAAAAGAACTGGTCCAGAGCCAATCCCGTGGATATTCCCTTTGACGCCGACGGCACAATGTATTCAGCCGTCCTGAAGCTGCTGATCAAGGACAAGAATTCGAATGGAATCCTCGTCATGCATGTCCCCTGGACCGCCCAACCCGACATGGAAGTAGCCAGAGCCTTGCGCGACTCCCTGAAACGCGTCAAACGCATGGTCCTGACGGCATGGCTTGGAAGCGGGGCAGCCGAAGAATCCCGCGAAGTCTTCCGCAAGGCTGCCGTGCCGACCTACGACACACCAACCCATGCGGTCCGGGCATTCCTCTATATGGCAGAATACCTGCGCAACCAGGAAATGCTCATCGAGACACCGGACTCGCTGCCCTCAGATTTTTTTCCTGATACAGAAACCGCACGGGCCACGGTTGCACAGGCTTTGCAGCAGGACCGGGAAAAACTCAATGAGCCGGAGGTCAAGGACATACTGGCCGCGTATGGGGTCCCGGTGGTGGATACCCGCATTGCCGTTTCTGCCAAGGATGCGGTGATCGCCGCTGACGAACTGGGGTATCCCGTGGCCCTGAAACTGCGAAGCCCGCAAATCCCCCAGGCCTATGATGTGGGCGGCGTATTGCTCGACCTGGAAACGCCCGAGCGTGTCTGGGAGGGAGCTGCCTCCATCCTCGCCCGGTGCACTCGGGAGCGCCCTGATGCCTATATAGAAGGATTCACGGTCCAGAAGATGGGCCGCCGCCCCGGTGCTCACGAATTATTTATTTCCGCCTCCGTGGACCCGGTCTTCGGCCCGGTTCTCGCGTTCGGCCATGGCGGCATGGCGCGGGAAATGATTCAGGATACCGCCCTGACTCTCCCTCCTTTGTCCATGAGCCTCGCCAGAGAACTGGTCGGACGTACGCGCATAGCATCTCTGCTCAAGGGATCACCACCGCAGTTACCCACGGATATCGATGATATCTGCCTGACCATTATCCAGATCTCGCAGCTGCTCATCGACGTCCCCCAAATCATATCCATTGATATCAATCCTCTCTATGCGGACAGCGAGGGAGTCCTCGCCCTGGGCGGAAAAATTCGGGTTGCCCCATACTTGGACGAGGGAGAAAAACGGCTTGCCATCCGCCCCTACCCACGGGAACTGGAAGAGACCGTGACCCTTAAGACAGGCCGGACCGTGACACTCCGCCCAATTCGCCCCGAGGATGAAGAGACGCACCGCGCCTTTCTGGCGAATCTGTCGGACGACGACCTGCGTCTTCGCTTTTTCGGCGTGGTCCAACGAAATTTCGATCACAAGGACATCGCCCGCTTTACCCAAATTGATTATGACAGGGAGATGGCCTTTATCGCGACGGCCCACGATGAGAGAGGAATGCCGGAAACCCTTGGCGTCATGCGGACCAACACCAAACCGGACAATACCGAAGCAGAATTCGCCATAGTCGTTCGCTCTGACCAGCAGGGCAGCGGGCTAGGTTCGATCCTTTTCAACAAGGGGATATGCTACACTCGCCAGAGAGGAACAAGCGAACTGATCGGCCAGACCATGATAGAGAACAAGGCCATGCAGGGATTATCCAAAAAATTCGGCTTTGTAATTACTCCGGACCAGCATGATGAAGATCTCGTGAACATGGTCCTTGACCTGAAGAAAGGTAATTCCTGA
- a CDS encoding FlxA-like family protein, with translation MVFESSLSQTATQFSDSLSVKPVATVEQTTEEISQEAKTPEQEQSGDTVSISEEARALVAAEKSGGTEETESESDEETEQEQLVDRLEKQIEALEQELEEIDDSDLPEKQKLQQKQAKEAQLMELRDQLLQAQQEVLESEGLTSGGGTSATGFGNSASSF, from the coding sequence ATGGTTTTTGAATCAAGCTTGAGTCAAACGGCGACGCAGTTTTCAGATTCTCTGAGTGTCAAACCCGTTGCCACGGTGGAACAGACGACTGAAGAGATCAGTCAGGAAGCCAAAACCCCGGAACAGGAACAAAGTGGCGACACGGTTTCCATTTCCGAGGAAGCGCGCGCTTTGGTTGCGGCGGAAAAGTCCGGTGGAACCGAGGAAACCGAAAGCGAATCCGATGAAGAGACAGAGCAGGAACAGCTCGTCGATCGATTGGAGAAGCAGATTGAAGCACTGGAGCAGGAGCTGGAAGAGATCGATGACAGTGACCTGCCAGAAAAGCAGAAGCTTCAGCAGAAACAGGCCAAGGAAGCCCAGTTGATGGAATTGCGTGATCAACTCCTCCAGGCCCAGCAGGAAGTGTTGGAATCCGAAGGCCTGACATCAGGAGGCGGGACAAGCGCCACCGGATTCGGTAATTCCGCCAGCTCATTCTAG
- a CDS encoding PaaI family thioesterase, translating to MRQTIPNPFEDGECFFCGPSNEDGLKLEFFYDAEREEVSCDYVPERRFQGQGTVFHGGMQMGLLDEAMWWAGYAVTGIMQAVTVGAKFRFLRPVFIGKPVRIFCKVKKFEGNSIKLAGWIENAEGRKCTAVRGEFRVIGDDRYAQVVRGE from the coding sequence ATGAGACAAACGATTCCCAATCCGTTTGAGGATGGAGAGTGCTTTTTTTGCGGTCCATCCAACGAAGATGGTCTGAAGCTGGAGTTCTTTTATGATGCTGAGCGCGAGGAAGTCTCGTGCGACTATGTCCCGGAACGTCGGTTTCAAGGGCAGGGAACTGTTTTCCATGGTGGAATGCAGATGGGACTGCTTGATGAAGCCATGTGGTGGGCCGGGTATGCGGTCACTGGAATCATGCAGGCTGTCACCGTGGGGGCGAAGTTCCGTTTTCTGCGGCCAGTCTTCATCGGAAAGCCGGTGCGAATTTTCTGCAAGGTCAAAAAGTTTGAAGGAAATTCCATCAAACTTGCAGGATGGATAGAAAATGCTGAAGGCAGGAAATGTACTGCTGTACGGGGAGAGTTTCGGGTCATAGGGGATGACCGGTATGCACAGGTCGTCAGAGGGGAATGA
- the rlmN gene encoding 23S rRNA (adenine(2503)-C(2))-methyltransferase RlmN — translation MQNLIELNKNDLEAFVAEDLKLPRFRAEQIWQWLWQKRVRHIDGMTNLSKPLRERLMSMATIQWPEIARVQQSKDGTIKLLLRLGDGKLIETVLIPMQDRYSQCLSTQVGCAMACTFCNTGLLGFERNLSYGEIMGQILVGRQYLEDQNMNPLKNLVFMGMGEPLLNLETLLKVLNDLPCERGLSLSWRRSMVSTVGFPDKLKILGKLEVALPAISLHAPTQELRAKIMPKAAKVHLNDLMAALKTYPMRPRERITFEYLLLKDVNDSLEQADQLARLVDRRKGKINLIAYNAVEGMPYGAPERGKVEAFEKRLWDHGLTAFIRRSMGSDIKAACGQLKADEQQ, via the coding sequence ATGCAGAATCTCATAGAACTGAACAAGAATGACCTCGAAGCCTTTGTGGCCGAGGACCTGAAACTCCCCCGGTTCCGGGCGGAGCAGATCTGGCAATGGCTCTGGCAAAAACGAGTGCGCCATATCGACGGCATGACCAACCTGTCCAAGCCGCTCCGGGAAAGGCTCATGAGTATGGCTACTATTCAGTGGCCGGAAATCGCTCGAGTTCAGCAGTCCAAGGACGGCACCATCAAGCTGCTGCTTCGGCTCGGTGACGGCAAACTCATCGAGACAGTGCTCATTCCCATGCAGGATAGATACTCACAATGCCTATCCACCCAGGTGGGCTGTGCCATGGCATGTACCTTCTGCAATACGGGGCTGCTCGGTTTCGAACGGAATCTGAGCTATGGCGAGATCATGGGACAGATTCTTGTCGGCCGTCAATATCTGGAAGACCAGAACATGAATCCGCTCAAGAATCTCGTATTCATGGGCATGGGCGAACCTCTACTCAACCTGGAAACCCTGCTCAAGGTTCTCAACGACCTCCCCTGTGAACGAGGCCTGTCCCTGTCCTGGCGACGGTCCATGGTCTCGACAGTCGGATTTCCCGACAAACTCAAGATTCTCGGCAAGCTCGAAGTCGCACTCCCCGCGATTTCACTGCATGCCCCGACTCAGGAACTCCGCGCCAAAATCATGCCCAAGGCCGCCAAGGTCCATCTGAACGATCTCATGGCAGCCCTCAAGACATACCCCATGCGGCCTCGCGAACGGATCACCTTCGAATACCTGCTCCTCAAGGATGTCAACGACTCACTGGAGCAGGCCGACCAACTGGCCCGGCTTGTTGATCGGAGAAAAGGCAAGATCAACCTCATTGCATATAACGCAGTGGAAGGAATGCCGTACGGAGCACCGGAACGAGGCAAGGTGGAAGCATTTGAAAAACGGCTCTGGGATCATGGACTGACCGCCTTCATCCGTCGCTCCATGGGATCGGATATCAAGGCCGCCTGCGGTCAGCTCAAGGCTGACGAGCAGCAATAA
- the zupT gene encoding zinc transporter ZupT: protein MDTQTVLYAFGLTLFAGLCTGIGSAIAFFTKRTNTKFLSLSLGFSAGVMIYVSFWEIVVKANHALTTELGAVTAQWVTVASFFGGIAFIAIIDKFVPSYENPHEMHSIEEMDAGKAALPKDETHDFDKLRRMGIFAAIAIAIHNFPEGLATFTAALTDPALGLAIAVAIAIHNIPEGIAVSIPLFYATGDRKKAFTLSFLSGLSEPVGALVGYLILMPFFTPVIFGVLFAGVGGIMVFISLDQLLPAAEEYGEHHHSIYGLITGMAVMALSLLLFL, encoded by the coding sequence ATGGACACACAAACAGTACTCTACGCCTTCGGCTTGACCCTCTTCGCCGGTCTTTGTACCGGCATTGGCTCCGCCATCGCCTTTTTCACCAAGCGGACCAACACAAAATTCCTCTCGCTCTCACTCGGCTTCTCTGCGGGAGTCATGATCTACGTGTCCTTCTGGGAAATCGTGGTCAAGGCAAACCACGCGCTAACGACCGAGTTGGGAGCCGTCACAGCCCAGTGGGTCACTGTGGCGTCGTTCTTTGGGGGCATCGCCTTCATAGCGATCATTGATAAATTTGTGCCCAGTTATGAGAATCCGCATGAGATGCACTCCATCGAGGAGATGGATGCGGGCAAAGCCGCTCTGCCCAAGGATGAGACCCACGACTTTGATAAACTGCGCCGCATGGGAATATTCGCGGCCATTGCCATCGCCATTCACAACTTTCCCGAAGGGCTCGCCACTTTCACCGCAGCTCTCACTGATCCAGCACTCGGTCTGGCCATTGCAGTGGCCATCGCCATCCACAACATCCCGGAAGGCATAGCCGTGTCCATCCCGCTTTTCTATGCCACTGGGGACAGGAAAAAGGCCTTTACTCTCTCTTTTCTCTCAGGTTTGTCCGAACCTGTAGGCGCACTGGTCGGCTATCTCATTCTCATGCCATTCTTTACCCCCGTCATCTTCGGTGTCCTCTTTGCCGGAGTCGGCGGAATCATGGTCTTCATTTCCCTCGATCAATTATTGCCCGCTGCTGAGGAATACGGAGAGCATCACCATTCCATTTACGGACTGATCACCGGCATGGCCGTCATGGCGCTTTCCCTCCTGCTTTTCCTTTAG
- a CDS encoding sodium-dependent transporter, with amino-acid sequence MSINQSREGFATKLGVLTATLGSAVGLGNIWKFPYMTGQNGGAAFLFIYLAATVVVGLPIMISEIMMGRHARANAITTWRKVAPNNRLWMLVGVGGVLAAFAIMSFYTDVVGWIFSYIVQAISGSLNSTDPQIGEAAFGATVAAPMTALLWQWGVLAMVSAIVIGGVKGGIEKTTKTLMPILLIMLIIVCIRSLTLPKAMEGLAFLFNPDFSKVTAEVVLMAMGLAFFKLSIGMGTMMTYGSYFRSDADTPMTATRVMLADLTVSLLAGIAIFPAVFNYGFEPAAGPGLLFMTIPAVFSSMPMGQFFMIVFFVLTGLATIGAMLSLFEVPVAFFIGSGLGWSRKKATILTAIGLAICGVPATLSFSTMSDVTLFGLNFFDFYDYLSSNLLMPIGGFFICIFAGWLWGEEKVRHALSNRGKLNNEAVITVYSFIVKWISPLLVVAVLLKGVGLI; translated from the coding sequence ATGTCTATCAACCAAAGCCGCGAAGGGTTCGCGACAAAACTCGGTGTGCTGACAGCCACCCTCGGATCCGCTGTCGGACTGGGAAACATCTGGAAATTCCCATACATGACAGGCCAAAACGGAGGCGCTGCATTTCTTTTCATCTATCTTGCCGCCACCGTAGTCGTCGGATTGCCCATCATGATCTCGGAAATAATGATGGGACGTCATGCGCGTGCCAACGCCATCACCACCTGGAGAAAAGTGGCCCCGAACAATCGCTTGTGGATGCTTGTAGGCGTCGGCGGCGTGCTGGCCGCTTTTGCCATCATGTCTTTTTACACTGATGTTGTCGGCTGGATTTTCAGCTACATAGTTCAGGCAATCAGCGGTTCCCTCAATTCCACTGATCCCCAAATAGGCGAAGCCGCTTTCGGAGCCACCGTGGCCGCACCCATGACGGCGCTGCTCTGGCAATGGGGAGTGCTCGCCATGGTCAGCGCCATTGTCATCGGCGGTGTCAAAGGGGGAATCGAAAAAACCACTAAAACCCTGATGCCCATCTTGCTGATCATGTTGATCATCGTCTGCATTCGGTCGCTGACTCTCCCCAAGGCAATGGAAGGCCTCGCCTTTCTTTTCAACCCGGATTTTTCCAAGGTCACCGCTGAAGTCGTGCTCATGGCCATGGGACTGGCCTTTTTCAAGCTTTCCATCGGCATGGGGACCATGATGACCTACGGCAGTTATTTCCGCTCCGACGCCGATACTCCCATGACCGCCACTCGCGTCATGCTGGCTGATCTGACCGTCTCCCTGCTGGCGGGTATCGCCATCTTCCCAGCCGTGTTCAACTACGGATTCGAACCGGCTGCCGGTCCCGGCCTGCTCTTCATGACCATTCCGGCCGTCTTCAGCTCCATGCCCATGGGACAGTTCTTCATGATCGTCTTTTTTGTGCTCACCGGCCTGGCGACCATTGGTGCCATGCTCTCGCTCTTTGAAGTTCCGGTCGCCTTTTTCATCGGGTCCGGGCTGGGTTGGTCACGCAAGAAAGCAACCATTCTCACCGCTATCGGCCTTGCCATCTGCGGTGTTCCAGCCACCCTTTCCTTTTCCACCATGAGTGACGTCACGCTGTTCGGACTCAACTTCTTCGACTTCTATGACTACCTTTCCTCCAACCTGCTCATGCCCATCGGCGGCTTCTTCATCTGCATCTTTGCCGGTTGGCTCTGGGGTGAGGAAAAAGTCCGCCACGCCCTAAGTAACCGTGGCAAGCTGAACAACGAAGCCGTTATTACCGTCTATTCCTTCATCGTGAAGTGGATTTCACCACTGCTGGTTGTCGCTGTCCTGCTCAAGGGAGTCGGGCTTATCTAA
- the acs gene encoding acetate--CoA ligase, giving the protein MSEEKKIESLQKDGQIFMPDVEKREEAWVGGMDEYEVLHKRALEDPEGYWGERATELLTWFSDFDSVLEADYETPEFKWFSGGRTNVSYNCLDRHLVDGRRNKAALIWQGEPEEDVRVYTYQMLHTEVCRFANVLKKKGVKRGDRVALYMPMIPELTIAMLACTRLGAVHSIVFAGFSSIALQSRIDDSAARVLVTSDAVLRAGKTIALKPNADEALKDCPSVEQCIVVQRGTNDVSMVEGRDSWWHDEINAEDITSECPYEEMDAEDPLFILYTSGSTGKPKGVLHTTGGYLTYAAHTTQHVFDVKDDDVYWCTADIGWITGHSYIVYGPLALGATSVMFEGVPSYPNPDRFWQIVDKFKVNIFYTAPTVIRALMREGEEWTRKYDLGSLRVLGSVGEPINPEAWLWYHKNIGGGKLPIVDTWWQTETGGIMISALPYATPLKPGSATRALPGISAKIVRRDGSPAGPNEGGHLIIDKPWPGMLRTVWGDPERYKSTYFSGFSGAYEAGDGARCDEDGYFWIMGRLDDVINVSGHRMGTAEIESALVAHADVTEAAVVGMPHEVKGETIYAYVTLRSGMEPDDDLLKDLKAWVRKEIGPIATPEFIQFADGLPKTRSGKIMRRVLRKIVEGSDQFGDTSTLADPGVVTDLIEGNRDLIG; this is encoded by the coding sequence ATGAGCGAAGAGAAGAAAATCGAGAGTTTGCAGAAAGACGGGCAGATATTCATGCCGGATGTCGAGAAGCGTGAAGAGGCATGGGTCGGGGGCATGGATGAATACGAGGTTCTTCACAAACGCGCCCTTGAAGACCCGGAAGGGTACTGGGGGGAGCGGGCCACGGAACTGCTGACATGGTTTTCCGATTTTGATTCCGTCTTGGAAGCGGACTATGAAACTCCCGAATTCAAATGGTTCTCCGGTGGCAGGACCAATGTCTCTTACAATTGCCTGGATCGACATCTTGTTGATGGGCGTCGTAACAAGGCCGCGCTTATCTGGCAGGGTGAACCCGAAGAAGATGTGCGGGTCTACACCTATCAGATGCTTCATACCGAGGTGTGTCGTTTTGCCAATGTGCTCAAGAAAAAAGGAGTCAAGCGGGGAGATCGGGTTGCTCTTTATATGCCCATGATTCCTGAATTGACCATAGCAATGCTTGCCTGTACTCGCCTTGGAGCTGTGCATTCCATAGTTTTTGCCGGATTTTCTTCCATCGCTTTGCAGTCCCGTATAGATGACAGCGCCGCTCGCGTGTTGGTGACGTCTGATGCTGTTTTGCGTGCCGGAAAAACCATTGCGCTCAAGCCGAATGCCGATGAAGCGCTTAAGGATTGTCCCAGCGTTGAGCAATGCATCGTGGTACAGCGTGGCACCAATGATGTCTCCATGGTCGAGGGCCGCGATTCCTGGTGGCATGATGAAATCAATGCCGAGGATATCACTTCTGAATGTCCCTACGAGGAAATGGATGCCGAAGATCCATTATTCATTCTCTATACTTCCGGATCCACCGGGAAACCCAAGGGTGTGCTGCACACCACTGGCGGGTATCTGACATACGCCGCTCATACCACCCAGCATGTCTTCGACGTCAAGGATGATGATGTCTACTGGTGTACAGCCGATATCGGATGGATCACCGGGCATTCCTATATTGTCTATGGTCCCCTTGCTCTCGGGGCGACTTCCGTGATGTTCGAGGGAGTACCGAGCTATCCCAATCCTGATCGTTTCTGGCAGATTGTGGATAAGTTCAAAGTCAATATCTTCTATACCGCGCCGACTGTTATCCGTGCGCTCATGCGGGAGGGCGAGGAGTGGACCAGGAAGTACGACCTCGGTTCCCTGCGGGTGCTTGGTTCTGTGGGGGAGCCAATCAACCCGGAAGCGTGGCTCTGGTATCATAAGAATATCGGCGGAGGAAAACTGCCCATTGTCGATACCTGGTGGCAGACCGAGACCGGTGGTATCATGATTTCGGCATTGCCCTATGCCACGCCTCTCAAGCCGGGGTCGGCCACGCGTGCCCTGCCTGGAATATCGGCCAAGATCGTTCGTCGGGACGGTTCTCCGGCTGGGCCTAATGAAGGGGGGCATCTGATTATCGATAAGCCGTGGCCCGGTATGCTGCGCACTGTCTGGGGCGATCCAGAACGGTATAAGTCAACATATTTTTCTGGATTTTCAGGAGCATACGAGGCAGGAGACGGCGCTCGCTGTGATGAGGACGGCTACTTCTGGATCATGGGACGTCTTGATGATGTCATTAATGTTTCAGGGCACCGCATGGGGACGGCCGAGATCGAATCTGCTCTTGTCGCTCATGCGGATGTTACCGAAGCCGCTGTTGTGGGCATGCCTCATGAGGTCAAGGGTGAAACCATTTATGCCTATGTGACTTTGCGTTCCGGCATGGAGCCTGATGATGATCTGCTCAAGGATCTCAAGGCCTGGGTGCGCAAGGAAATCGGTCCTATCGCCACCCCTGAGTTCATCCAATTCGCGGACGGTCTGCCGAAGACACGGTCAGGAAAAATCATGCGCCGCGTGTTGCGAAAAATCGTGGAAGGTTCGGACCAGTTCGGTGACACTTCAACGTTGGCAGATCCCGGTGTTGTCACAGACCTTATTGAAGGCAACAGAGATTTGATAGGATAG